The following are from one region of the Gossypium hirsutum isolate 1008001.06 chromosome D03, Gossypium_hirsutum_v2.1, whole genome shotgun sequence genome:
- the LOC107909321 gene encoding F-box protein At5g67140 yields MEQEAEIDCLPIDLLAHIFLMITSFTDLAQASGVCRKWKQGVKQALARRQTLSFAGFKMDDDSTARLVHHAYSLKELDISRSRWGCQITDNGLCQISLAKCVSSLTSISLWGITGITDKGVVKLITRANSLQHLNVGGTFITDESLSAIADSCPRLKSIVLWSCRQVTETGLFVLVSKCRKLESINVWGTRVPLDCFIGLLTIRPALQIKPQGLPLNVMLPVV; encoded by the exons ATGGAGCAAGAGGCAGAAATTGATTGTTTGCCGATTGACTTATTGGCTCATATATTCCTCATGATTACTTCTTTCACCGATTTAGCCCA GGCAAGTGGGGTTTGTAGGAAATGGAAACAAGGGGTGAAACAGGCCCTTGCTAGAAGACAAACCCTGAGTTTTGCTGGTTTTAAAATGGATGATGATTCCACTGCTCGTCTTGTTCATCATGCTTATAGCCTCAAAGAACTCGATAT TTCAAGGAGTCGTTGGGGTTGCCAAATTACTGACAATGGACTATGCCAAATTTCATTAGCAAAGTGTGTTAGCAGCTTGACATCTATTTCCCTTTGGGGTATCACAGGGATTACTGATAAAGGTGTTGTTAAATTG ATAACAAGAGCCAATTCCTTACAACATCTAAACGTTGGAGGTACATTCATTACAGATGAATCCTTATCCGCCATTGCAGATAGCTGTCCACGATTAAAG AGTATTGTCCTATGGAGTTGTCGTCAAGTGACAGAAACAGGGCTGTTTGTACTTGTAAGTAAATGTCGGAAACTAGAGTCAATCAATGTATGGGGTACAAGAGTTCCTCTAGATTGTTTCATTGGATTGCTTACTATCCGTCCAGCTCTTCAAATAAAACCACAAGGTTTGCCCTTAAATGTAATGTTACCTGTCGTTTAA
- the LOC107909320 gene encoding PI-PLC X domain-containing protein At5g67130 — MLACWTDYLSLCRVTAAIGYLFLLLFSFFITVYTACFNGNCQLLDSCSQATDCGPGLYCGNCPSLGKSQPFCTRGQAIMPTSIVGGLPFNKYSWLMTHNSFSIVDAPSLQGVQRLTFYNQEDTVTNQLMNGVRGLMLDMYDFNDDIWLCHSFRGQCFNFTAFQPAINTLREVETFLSQNPSEIVTIVIEDYVHTPKGLSSLFVNAGLDKYWFPVSKMPKKGEDWPTVNEMVQANHRLLVFTSVASKEAEEGIAYQWKYILENEAGDPGVKPGSCPNRKESRPLNSKSASLFLMNYFPSYPVETEACKEHSARLADMIGTCFKAAGSMMPNFLAVNFYMRSDGGGVFYDLDSMNGQRLCGCNTIAACQAGAPFGSCKNITMPSSSPMTNTAGSFSGSVQFSKSASTIYYPNQFAIGFFSIPWMLFLL; from the exons ATGTTGGCGTGTTGGACGGATTACCTTAGCTTATGCAGAGTCACAGCTGCAATTGGGTACTTGTTTTTGTTACTCTTCTCTTTCTTCATCACCGTTTACACTGCTTGTTTCAATGGAAATTGCCAG TTGCTTGATTCATGTTCCCAAGCTACAGATTGTGGTCCGGGTCTTTATTGTGGGAATTGCCCATCTTTGGGCAAGAGTCAACCTTTTTGTACCAGAGGCCAAGCTATTATGCCCACTTCCATT GTTGGTGGTTTGCCTTTCAACAAATATTCATGGTTGATGACCCACAATTCCTTCAGTATAGTGGATGCTCCATCTTTACAAGGTGTTCAAAGATTGACATTTTACAATCAAGAAGACACTGTCACTAATCAATTGATG AATGGAGTGAGGGGGTTGATGTTGGACATGTACGATTTTAATGACGATATTTGGCTCTGTCATTCGTTCCGGGGACAATGCTTCAACTTCACTGCCTTT CAACCTGCAATTAACACCTTGAGGGAAGTGGAAACATTTTTGAGTCAGAATCCATCGGAGATTGTAACAATTGTAATTGAGGACTATGTGCACACGCCAAAAGGACTGAGTAGCCTTTTTGTAAATGCTGGTTTGGATAAGTATTGGTTTCCGGTGTCGAAGATGCCAAAAAAGGGTGAAGATTGGCCTACTGTGAACGAAATGGTGCAAGCTAATCACAGGCTTTTGGTTTTCACCTCGGTTGCCTCGAAGGAAGCAGAGGAAGGGATTGCTTACCAGTGGAAGTacatattagaaaatgaag CTGGAGATCCAGGGGTAAAGCCAGGCTCATGCCCGAATAGAAAAGAATCACGGCCACTCAATTCAAAAAGCGCTTCTCTTTTCCTCATGAATTATTTCCCAAGTTACCCGGTTGAAACCGAAGCTTGCAAAGAGCATTCAGCACGACTAGCTGACATGATCGGCACCTGCTTCAAAGCAGCAGGGAGTATGATGCCAAACTTTTTAGCAGTCAACTTCTACATG AGGAGTGATGGAGGCGGTGTTTTCTATGATTTGGATAGCATGAATGGCCAAAGATTATGTGGATGTAATACAATTGCTGCTTGCCAG GCTGGAGCACCATTTGGATCTTGCAAGAACATTACAATGCCTTCTTCAAGTCCAATGACCAATACTGCCGGAAGCTTTTCTGGATCTGTTCAATTCTCGAAATCCGCTTCAACAATCTATTATCCTAATCAATTCGCTATCGGGTTCTTTTCTATTCCATGGATGTTGTTTTTATTGTGA